The following coding sequences are from one Peromyscus eremicus chromosome X, PerEre_H2_v1, whole genome shotgun sequence window:
- the LOC131898859 gene encoding histone H2A-Bbd type 1-like, whose translation MEDKRRKQNISRARRAQLQFSVSLVDHFLREGNFSQQLSASPSGFLAGVLESLTSNILDLTSKEAHSSGKKLIGSEHVSQALQNNEELHQFVKDDNKSVVEKTPEPDKN comes from the coding sequence ATGGAAGATAAAAGGCGTAAGCAGAACATATCCCGCGCCAGAAGAGCTCAGCTGCAGTTTTCTGTGAGCCTCGTCGACCACTTCCTCCGAGAAGGAAACTTCTCTCAGCAACTGAGCGCTTCGCCATCCGGGTTCCTCGCCGGTGTACTCGAGTCCCTGACATCCAATATCCTTGACCTGACCAGCAAGGAAGCCCACAGCAGTGGCAAGAAGCTCATAGGCTCAGAGCACGTGTCCCAGGCATTACAGAACAACGAAGAGCTCCATCAATTCGTCAAAGATGACAACAAATCTGTGGTTGAGAAGACTCCAGAACCCGATAAGAACTGA
- the LOC131898858 gene encoding huntingtin-interacting protein M, which yields MSEKKNQEKSCSDNKNIEDSSSTPEVQVPVNCVYRLLQEEQYTPCLGSTTSDFLLAMLDYLTDYILEVVGSEANINSQQDVPQDGERQADNNREPSHAFKNAPFSLFDEMPGPRRNG from the coding sequence ATGTCAGAGAAGAAGAACCAAGAAAAGTCTTGCAGTGACAACAAGAACATAGAAGATTCTTCTTCTACACCTGAGGTACAGGTTCCTGTGAACTGCGTGTACCGCCTACTGCAGGAGGAGCAATATACCCCCTGCCTAGGCTCCACCACTTCAGATTTCCTCCTCGCCATGCTTGACTACCTTACCGACTACATCCTGGAGGTGGTGGGCTCCGAAGCCAACATCAACAGCCAGCAAGATGTTCCACAAGacggagagaggcaggcagacaacaACCGTGAACCTTCTCATGCCTTCAAGAATGCGCCTTTCTCTCTGTTTGATGAGATGCCTGGACCCAGAAGGAATGGCTAA